TCCTTATGATTGAAAGCGTCTCAGACATAATTTCGCAAGGTGACATTCCGGCTGGCGTCGACAACTGGATGAATCGGCTAAATCCGATAGGACTGATTCACATCGATCCCGAAGCGTGGATTGTTCGGAACGATGTCGATTTGCAAAGCGCCAAACATCTGGTCGCGTCGGTTTCATCGCTTGAAGCCGGCATCCTGCCGATAGTGCTCACCGCGCACCTCCTCGATATCAAGGTCGACGTGGTCTCGGGCTATGAAGGCAGCGGCGCACTCATGTCCGCGCTCCTGCGTGGCGAAGGCGATATGACATCCAATTCATTGACGACAGGCTTGCGCTCGACCGCCGCAGGCGAAGCCAAAGTCGGTCTGGTTCTCACGGAGGGACCTGACCCGAACGCGCCAGGCGTGGCTTTCCTGGCGGGTGAAGGAGGGTTGGTGTGGCAGCGCAGCCAAGGCCTTTCCAAGGAGAAGCAGGAAGAACGATTGCGGTTGGCCATCGCCGTCGCGAAAGCTTCGGCGACAGCGCGGGGATTTTTTGCCCCTGCCGACATGGAGCAGAAATCGCTAGGTTGTCTTCGTGACGCCGTCTCCGCCGCGGTCAAGAGCGATGGGTTCAAGGTGGCGCTTGAAGCTCAGAAACGTCCAATCGAGCCGCGCGACGCTGACCAGACCGTCATCGTGATCAACGATATGCTCAGTGCCTTCCATGAGGCGGAAGCGTATCTGAAAAAACACCCGGAACTCGAGCGGGATGCGCGAGCAACGCGCTGATGACCGGATATTGGGCTGCCCTCGGCACTGGACTGGGCAATGTATTCTCCTGGCCGAACATACTGATCCCGGTGCTTGGCACCTTGGTTGCCATGGCTACGTCCTTTCTTCCAGGGATTGGCGGCGCCAGCCTTGCAACCCTTCTGCTGGTCGCAACCGTGCATTGGGATCCGGTATCGGTGTTGTTGCTGTTTGGCGCCCTGACCGGCGGCGCGACCTTCATGGGATCTATAACGGCTATCCTCTTCAACATACCGGGCAACGCGCCAAGCGCGGCAACCCTGCTCGACGGCCATCCGATGTCCAGGGCCGGCCTGCCTCGCACCGCGATAGCCGCCGCGGCAACGGCCTCGGCCGTCGGATCGGTTTTTGGCGTCCTCGTCCTCATAGCGCTCATGCCGATCATTCGGCCGTTCATCCTGCAATTCGGACCGTTTGAATACGTGCTGCTCGGCGTGTGGGGCCTGTCGACGATCATTGCGGTTCCAAGCGCGTCCCGTCTGAAAGCGCTGGCGATGGCGCTGCTGGGGCTTTTGGTCGGTCTTGTCGGAACTGATCCGACCTATGGCCAACCACGCTGGACGTTTGGGAGCATCGCTCTCTTCGACGGCGTCGACATGGTCGCGCTGCTGCTTGGCTTTTTCACCGTTTCTGAAATCATCTCGTGGCGAAAAAGATTGCAGCTTGAAAAAGCGGCTGGCCTGGAAAACCCGAACGACTCGATCTGGACCGGTATGCTTGCTGTCTTTCGTCATTGGGGACTAACAATGCGATCGTCGGCCATCGGCGTGTTGGTCGGCATCATTCCAGGTGTTGGAGGAACGGTCGCCAGCTTCGTTGCCTACGGGCAGGCGATCCAGACAACCCCCAGGGACCAGCGCTCAAGGTTCGGATCTGGTGACATCAGGGGCATCATTGCGCCGGAAGCGGCCGTCGATTCGAAGGACGGAGGCTCGCTTCTGCCGACCGTTGCCTTCGGCCTTCCCGGCAGCGAGGGCGGCTTGATCCTGCTGACAGTCCTGACGGTACACGGCATCGTTCCGGGCATACCGATGCTGACGACCGGCTTGCCCCTGACGTTCACGTTGATTACCGCGCTGCTGCTGTCGAACCTGCTGACGTCCGCAGTGGGATTGGCGTTGACACCATATTTTGCGCGCCTGACTGCTCTCAGGATCGACCGCATCGCGCTCCCGATCATTGTCGTCAGCTTCGTGACGATCGTGCAGCTAAACGGGCTGCTGATCGATCTGTACGTAGCCGTCGCTTTCGGGCTGGCCGGCTACATGCTGAAGCGCCTCGCCTGGCCGCAAATTCCTTTTGTCATATCATTCGTCCTGGGCGGCTTCATCGAGCGAAACCTGGCGCTCAGTGTGGAGTTGGCCCGTGTCGGCAGGCTGAACCCTCTACAACGGCCGGCGTCGTTGACGATCATGGTCATAATCGCGCTTTCCCTCGCATGGATCGTGCGCGGTGGTGTTTTGCCGCCGCGACGTGTCAAGCCAAAGCGTGCCGATGCCGCAGTCGCATGGCTGTTGACCGGTGGATGCGCTGTGATGGCAGCGATATCGCTCCAAGGGCAGCCAGGCTATTCGATCTTCGCGCAGGCCGTGGCCTGGTGTTGTCTGTTTGCGATGCTCGCGGTCGCCCTTGTGCAAACGATCTCGCTTGTTGGCCACGAGAAACAGGGAGGCGGACGGACCCATACGATCCCGGAAAGCCATCGTGTGCCGTTGATGATGATGCTCCTGTTGCCGGCCGCTGTCTGGCTGGCGGGCCTCCCGGCGGCGCTATCCCTGTTTACCCTGATATGGATTGCAGCCGGTCAGAAGCTGACCTTGAAGTCGGCGGCACTGGCATCTTGCACCTCGGTTGCGGTCGCAGTGGCGACCTGGTTTTATCTAGATCGGATAGCGGCTATCGACCTTCCCGCTTCTGCGATGTCGCACTTGTTCTAGTGGTCGGGCTACATCCTGACGGCGACGATTTCGTATCTTGGAATTGTCTGGACGCTGTCGGCAGCGGCAAGCGGGGAAACGCTTTTCCCGGTATGATGCTGCTCCGAGCCGACAATCGTCAGGTTGGATTGCTTCAGCATATCCGCAAGGTCTGAATATGTAGTGCGATCTTCATGCAGCGGTTCACCCCAGAGCGCTTCGACGGCCGTCTTCAGCTCCGCCACGGCAGCGGCAGGAAAATGCGCCGCGACGGCGGCCTTCTCGATGGTCGAAAGCCTTCGGCCGATTTCAGCGATGCCGCGAGGCCCCCTCGGCTGGTCTTTTTCCGATAGCAACCTCTGGGAGAGAAGCAGGCGTCCGCCAGGCTTGAGACTACGCGCCCAACTGTCGACCACCTGCTGGCGTGCGCTGCGGTCGAAGAAATTAAGAACGCTATGCGCGACAACTGCCTGCACCGGCGCACAGTCGCAACCGCGAATGTCGGCGCGGTGGGTCTCGAGCGCAAAACCGGCGGAGCGGGCAAACAGCCTGTTCTGTTCGACCGTCGTTTCACAGCGATCGATCAGCACAAATTCGGGCTCGATGCCGACCGGCCTCGTTTGGCCCAGAACCATTGCCGCCAGGCCGGTGTCGGCCGCGCCCGACAGGAGAATGCGACAGCGGCCCTCCTGGGCCACGGCAGCCAATTCACGTCCAAAGAACCCCCGCCGGCCGGCTTGGCACCTTTCGATTCCAGCAGGCGGATCATGCTCCACGTGCGATGGTAGGGCATACACCCATGGCTCGGGTCACACAGCACCTCAGCCCAATCAAACGAAAAACGGGCAAGTTGCGTGAGTGGTTCGTCGGTGTAAATCGAGAGCCGTTGTCCTGCCGGTGGGCTTTCTCGCGGGCCGTTCATTGCGATTGCATCTTCCTTCGCCGGGCCATTCTTGTTCTCCAAAGCCATCTCACCGGCCATATCCAGCGGCCCGACTGAATGAATTGGTAAGATCCGGCTGAAGGCAGGAAGTCGATTCTCCCGGTGCCGGAACTGTCGATTGCCTCGAATGCAACTTTCAACGCCGCGATAATGTGGCCACGTCGTTCCTCACGGGCGGCTGCGCCACCTTTGAACTTCGGAAAAGTCGGATTGGGGTTGACCTCGAATATCACCAATGCGCCGTCTCGCAACGTGTAGTCCACGCGGCCGAACTGGATATGGCCCGTATTGCAGGCGCGAAGCAGGTCCTCAGCGTGCGGATTGTCCTTTACGAAGGCGAGTTCCTCGCGCACGAAATCCGGGTCGGTGCTGCTTGCCGATGACTTAACGTTCCAGTCGACGGACCTAAGTATGTGCTGGGACACAATCGCGTCCCCAATGCGGAATGCGCCATACTTTCGATAGTAGCCGTTCGAATCGCGATCGGCTTCAAAGGAGACGGCGATGCGCCGCTTCATCGGCTTGGCGTTGCCCTGGAGAACGGCGATCGCCTCTTCAAGTTGGCGTGGGTTTTCCAGAAGCTTGGTTTCCGGCCCCCAGAAGCCATCTTCCATCCGGATAAAAACAGGGTAACGGGTTGGTCGCTCATCCTGCTCCAGACGCGATACTTCGACCGGGTTGATTCCTCTAATACGAAGCCGGCGGAGCAGGGCGAACCGCTCCAGGACAGTCGCGGGATGGTTTAGAATTCGAGCATCAGGGTCGGCGCGCTTTGCGGCTTCGGCAATATCCGCCGCCGCCATCATTTCCATGCCATTCAGATACTCAAAATCAGTAAAAACCAAGGTACCCGCGGGAAAGTTCAGTCGGCGGAAGACTGACTGATAGGTTTCCATGCGCAAAAGCGGCAACAAGTGCCCTGCCGACGAAATCAGCCGCCGCATCGGCGTCTGATTCAACTCGTGCACCAACACTGTGATCATCGTTGCTCGCCACCCCGTCTCGACGTCGTATAGAGAAAGTGGCGAGAGTGTCTACAGGCACGCTGGTGCCGCGAAGTGGTTGGCACTTCGTATCGCAGCATCTGGGCTGCTTCGCCGGCATCGGCACCGTCCGCTTACGGATGTTGCTATGGCCAGCACGGATCAATTTAGGCGCAAAGCTGTCAGAGAATGACGGCCTCTGTCGCGACTGCCAAAGTGATAAGTGTCAACAAGACCACTCTGAAAGATCGTCCTGGGCCTCTGATCAGGACGTCGCCCGCCTCTTCCCCTCAATCCCCCGCGCAGCCTGCTCAACCACCGCCCGGTCCGTGCCCAGCCTGTCGATCAGCTCCTGCGCCTCGTCGCCCGATATGCCGGTGCGCACGGCGAGTTCCTCGACGGTCAGGACGTCGGTGCTGGCGATCTCGCGCGGCAGGGCGTCGTCGGCCGTCAGCGGCAGGGCTGCTTCGCGGTCGATTTCGGCCTCGGCCCGGTGCCAGTGGTGCTCGGGGTCGCCAGTGCCTTCGCGCTCCCAGATCTGGTAGGCGCGCTGCTGTATCTTATGATGCCTGTCGTCGTTCATAGTGGTTCCTCCCCTGGGCTTTGAGGACGATCCGAACGATCCCAGAAATCGCGCGGTCGCAATCGTTCGCGGCGCCCTTCGCGCTGGCTACTCGCATTGCCGTCTCGGCCCGCCGGAATATGGCTGGTAGCTGTTGTCTTCCGGACGGTAGGAGCGATAGCGGCTGAAGCAGGAGGCGACATGGTCCGGTTCGCCGCCGGCAGCCGCGTAGGCGCCCGCGCCCTCGACATAGCTTGCCTCTCGCGGCGCGACGCGGTCGGCGGCGAGATAGGGCGATACGCAGGTGCGCTGCTGTCCGCTATAGGACATGTAGCTGTTGTCGTCGGGATCGTAGGAGCGGTATCGGCTGGCGCACCAGGCGAGATGCGGCGGCGGCAGTTCGGCCGGCGCGATGGCGCCGGTGACTGTGGGATCGGGCTGCTGCCTGGCCGGGTCCTGGGCTGGCTCCCTGGCGGCGATGTCGGCAGGCGCGGACTGCTCGGGCGGCACACGTTCGAAGTCCTGCGCCGTGTTGTCCACCGGCCGCGCTTTCCGGGTCCACAGTTCCGCCACGCTGACGGTGGGCCTTGCTTCCCGCACAGGCTTGGCGGCAAGCAGCCAGGCTGCGAAAACCAGCCCGCTGCCGAACACCGCAAGGGTCAGCACGAAGCCGCCGACCAGTCCCAAAATCGCTTTCACTCGACACTCCTTGTGTCCCTGCCAATAAAATGCGGGACATCACGGCTTGTTCCAGAAAAGCAGGCGCGAGGGACCTAAGTCTGACCGACCCACAACCGGCAGCTCGCCGAGAACCGGGTGCGGCGCGATTTTTTTCGACGGTGAAAATCAAGGGAGCGGTCGAGCAGCCATTGGGCCACGTCGCAGCCGCTATTCCGCCGCCTCGGCATAGTGCTGAGGGACATAGTTGAGGATCGGGCCGAGCCAGCGCTCGACATCGGCCAGCGGCATGGCTTTGCGGCGGGCATAGTCCTCGACCTGGTCGCGCTCGACTTTGGCGACGCCGAAATAATAGCTTTCGGGATGGGCGAGATAGATGCCGGAGACCGAGGAGCCCGGCCACATCGCATAGCTCTCGGTCAGGCTGACGCCGGCATTGCGCTCGCCGTCGAGCAGCCGGAACAAGGTCGCCTTCTCGGTATGATCGGGCTGCGCGGGATAGCCGGGCGCGGGGCGGATGCCGCGATAAGGCTCGCCGATCAGTTCGTCGGGCGCCAGCTTCTCGTCTGATGCATAACCCCAGAATTCCTTGCGCACCTTCTCGTGCATGCGCTCGGCAAAAGCTTCGGCGAAACGATCGGCCAGCGCCTTGACCATGATCGAGGAATAATCGTCATTGGCGCGCTCGAAGCGCTCTGATATCGCCACCTCCTCGATCCCCGCGGTGACGATGAAGCCGCCGATATAATCCGGCTTGCCTATGTCCTGAGGCGCGACGAAATCCGACAGCGCGACATTAGCCTTGCCGTCGCGCCTGGTCAGTTGCTGGCGCAGCGTGAAGAAGGTTGCCAGTTCCTGCGAGCGTGCCTCATCCGTGAACAGCCTGATGTCGTCGCCGACGGCGTTCGCCGGCCAGAAGCCGATGACGGCGCGCGGCGCGAACCATTTTTCCGCGATGATTTTTGTCAGCATCGCCTGCGCATCCTCGAAAAGCTGGCGTGCCGCCGGTCCCTGCTTCTCGTCGTCGAGGATCTTGGGGTAACGCCCTTTCAGCTCCCAGGTCTGGAAGAACGGCGTCCAGTCGATGTAGCGCGCGAGCTCCGTCAGGTCCCAGTTGCCGAAAACCTTGACGCCGGTGAAGGACGGCTTCGGCGGCTCATAGGTCGACCAGTCGACCTTGTGCGCATTGGCCCTGGCCTTGGCCAGCGGCAGCCGCTGCTTGTCGGCCTCGGAGCGGGCATGCGCGTCGGCGACCTTTTTGTACTCGGCCCGCACTGTGTCGACGTAGCCGCCCTTGGTCTCGTTCGACAGCAAGGACGAGACGACGCCGACCGCCCGGCTGGCGTCATTGACATAGACCGTCTGTCCCTTGGAATAGCGCGGGTGGATCTTCACCGCCGTGTGCACGCGGCTGGTCGTGGCGCCGCCGATCAGCAGCGGAATGTCAAACCCTTCACGCTCCATCTCGGCGGCCATGTGCACCATCTCGTCCAGCGACGGGGTGATCAGGCCGGACAGGCCGATGATGTCGACATTTTGCTCGCGAGCCGTCTGCAGGATCTTCGCCGCCGGCACCATGACGCCGAGATCGATGATCTCGTAATTGTTGCAGGCCAGAACGACGCCGACGATGTTCTTGCCGATGTCGTGGACATCGCCCTTTACAGTCGCCATCAGGATTTTGCCGGCTGTCTGGCGCTCGCCATTGTCGATGCCATTGGCGGCGTTGGCCAGTTTTTCGGCCTCCATGTGCGGCAGCAATCCGGCCACCGCCTGCTTCATCACGCGCGCCGACTTCACCACTTGCGGCAGGAACATCTTTCCCGCGCCGAACAGATCGCCGACGACATTCATGCCGGCCATCAGCGGGCCTTCGATGACATGCAGCGGGCGCTCGGATGCGAGGCGCGCTTCCTCGGTGTCGGCGTCGATGAATTCGGTGATGCCGTTGACCAGCGCATGGGAAATGCGCTGCTCGACCGTCCAGTCGCGCCAGGCGAGATCACGCTCCCTGGCTTCCTTGCCGGCGGTGCCCTTGAAGCGTTCGGCGATCTCCAGCATGCGCTCGGTGGCGGTGCCGCCGGCCCTGGGCACGCGGTTGAGCACGACGTCCTCGCACGCTTCGCGCAACTCCGGCTCGATCGTGTCGTAGACGGCCAGCTGGCCAGCATTGACGATGCCCATATCCATGCCGCGCTGGATGGCATGGTAGAGGAACACCGCGTGCATCGCCTCGCGCACCGGCTCGTTGCCGCGGAAGGAGAAGGACAGGTTCGACACGCCGCCCGAGATATGCACATGCGGCAGCGTGGCGGTGATCTCGCCGGTGGCCTCGATGAAGTCGACGCCGTAATTGTCGTGCTCCTCGATGCCGGTGGCGACCGCGAAGACGTTGGGGTCGAAGACGATGTCTTCGGGCGGGAAACCGGCCTGTTCGGTGAGCAGCTTGTAGGCGCGGGTGCAGATCTCGACTTTGCGCGCCCTGGTGTCGGCCTGGCCGGTCTCGTCGAAGGCCATGACGACCACCGCCGCGCCGTAGGCGCGCACCAGCTTCGCATTATGCAGAAAGGCTTCCTCGCCTTCCTTCATCGAGATGGAGTTGACCAGCGGCTTGCCCTGCACGCATTTCAGCCCGGCCTCGATGATCTCCCATTTCGAGGAGTCGACCATCACCGGAACACGGGCGATGTCGGGTTCGGCGGCGATCAAATTGAGGTACTCGACCATCGCCTTTTTCGAATCGATCAGGCCTTCATCCATGTTGATGTCGATGATCTGTGCGCCATTGGCGACCTGGTCGCGCGCCACGTCGAGCGCCGGGACATAGTCGCCCGCCGTGATCAGCTTTCGGAACTTGGCCGAGCCGGTGACGTTGGTGCGTTCGCCGACATTGACGAAGGGAATCTCATCGGTCAGCGTGAACGGCTCCAGCCCGGACAGGCGCATCTTGCGCTCGATCTCGGGGATGGCGCGTGGCGGATATTTCTTGACAGCCTCGGCGATGGCGCGGATGTGGTCCGGCGTCGAGCCACAGCAGCCGCCGACGACGTTGACGAGCCCTTCCCGCGCAAAATCCTCGATCTGCGCGGCCATGAAGTCCGGGCTCTCGTCATAGCGGCCGAATTCATTGGGCAGGCCGGCATTCGGATAGGCGCAGACGAAGGTGTCGGCGGCGCCTGAAATTTCGGCCAGATGCGCGCGCATCGCATTGGCGCCGAGCGCGCAGTTGAGGCCGATGGTGAACGGGTTGGCATGGCGCACCGAATGCCAGAAGGCGGTCGGCGTCTGGCCCGACAGCGTGCGGCCGGAGAGATCGGTGATGGTGCCGGAAATCATCACCGGCAGGCGCACGCCCTTTTCGAGAAAAATCTCGTTGCAGGCGAAGATCGCCGCCTTGGCGTTCAGCGTGTCGAAGATGGTTTCAATGAGAATGATGTCGGCGCCGCCGTCGATCAGGCCGCGCAGCTGCTCGCCATAGGCCAGGCGCAGATCGTCGAAGGTGACGGCGCGGTAGCCTGGATTGTTGACGTCGGGCGACATCGAGGCGGTGCGGTTGGTCGGCCCGACCGTGCCGGCGACGAAACGGCGTTTGCCGTCCTCCTGCTGTGCTCTCACCGCTGCCCGACGCACCAGCCGCGCACCGTCGCGGTTCAGCGCGTAGACGGCATCCTCCATGCCGTAATCGGCCTGGGCGATCGAGGTCGAGGAGAAGTTGTTGGTCTCGAGGATATCGGCGCCAGAGATGGCGTATTGATAATGTATTTCCTCGATCGCCTTCGGCTGCGTCAGGATCAAGAGGTCGTTGTTGCCCTGCTGATGGCAGGCGCAGCCCGCGAAAGCCTCGCCGCGGAAATGCTCTTCGTCGAAGCCGAGACCCTGGATCTGCGTGCCCATGGCGCCGTCGAGGATGAGGATGCGCTCGCGTGCCGCTGCCGTCAGCGCCGCAAGCACTTCGGACCCATCGGGCTTTGCCGCGACGGGGCCGAACAATGCGTCCAGCGATGCAGAATTCTGCGACATTTTTTATCCTTGAGGCGACAACCATCACATAAGGATATCTTTATGTCAACATACGGAATGCAGGCGAACGCGTAGTGGCGAGAGTTTGGTGCGATGGTCATCCCGATCGACAATGTGACGGCGGCGCTCATCGTCGCCGCTGCGCCGTGCCTACACCACCACGTCCCGATATACCCTCACCTCGCCATCCTGGCCGCGGATGCGCCAATCCTGCCCGTCCCGTCCCTCGACATGGCATGGCCCGAGCGGCACCTTGCCGCCGCCTTCCGGCAGGTCCAGCACATAGATCGGATTGCAGATGCCCGACAGGCGGGCGCGCAGCGCGCCGGCCAGCGCCTGTCCCTGCGCAATCGTGGTGCGCCTGTGCGCCATGCCGCGCGCGAGGTCGCCATGGTGCAGGTAATAGGGTTTGACGCCGAGCCGGTACATCAGTTCGCGGCAGAGTTCCTCCAGCACCTCGACCGTGTCGTTGACGCCCTTGAGCAGGACACTCTGGTTGAGCAGCACGAAGCCTGCCTGGCGCATGACGCGGCAGGCCAATTCGGTGGCCGGCGTGATCTCCCGCGCATGGTTGAAATGGGTGACGATTGTGACCATCAGCCGGCCCTGCAACGCGCCAACCAGCCCCGGCGTGATGCGCGCGGGCAGCACGACAGGCACGCGTGTGTGGATACGCAGCAGCCTGACATGCGCGATCGTCTCGATACGGGCGCGGATTTCGGCCAGCGCCTTGTCCGGCAGCGACAGCGGATCGCCGCCGGTCAGGATCACTTCGCGGATTTCGGTATGGGCTTCGATATAGGCAAAGGCGTCTTCGAGCGCCTCGCGCGTGTAGCCGCGGCCGATCGAGGTCAGAGACTCCTTGCGGAAGCAGAAGCGGCAATAGACCGCGCATTGGTAGGTCGCAAACAACAGCACGCGGTCGGCGTGGCGGTGCGTCAGTCGCGGCACCGGACTGAAGGCATGGTCGGCGATCGGATCGTCGAGCTCGCCTTCCATTTCCGTCAGCTCATCCGGCGATGGAATGACCTGGGCGCGGATCGGATCGGCGGGATCGTTCCAGTCGATCAGGTCGAGATAGGTTTTGGGGGCACGCACCTTGTGGTGTACGGCCGCCTCCTGCGCCGCCGCGCGCTCGGCGGGTGACAGCGGCAGCGAGGCGAGATCGCGGACGTGGCGCACGCCCGCGCGGATGTCGTTTTGCCAGGCGGTGTCGGCGTCGCGTCCTTCGTCGGCTGTGGCCGAGTCATCGAAAATTGAGTCTGGGATCATTGGGGCCTCGGGGCAATTCTGGCGGTGCTATCGGCCGGATGGACGGTTCGGTCAACAGCAGTGGCTCGGCGCGGATTGTCGCTGTGCTGCGATCCTTCGCATACCCCGACTATCGCCGTAATCGACCAGCGCAGCAATTTCAGGCAATCTGACCGATAAGGCGCTCCAAGGGGAGATGGGCGCCGCCTAAGGAGGACTGCCATGAGCAAAATGCCGCGCTATGAGGATGCCGTTCAGCGCTTTCGCATCGAAGATGAGATCGCGCGGTTGTATGGCAACCCTGGAACCGGCATCAATGCCTATGTCGAATGCTGCGGCCGCTACACCGGAGAAGACCGGCTGGCGCTGCGCGCGATCTCGGCCGGCGGCGAGCTTCGCGAATTCAGCTTCGACGATCTCGCCGACATGTCGGGGCGCGCCGCCAATGTGCTCAAGGCCGCCGGCGTCGGTGCCGGCGATGTCGTCGCCGGCATGCTGCCGCGCGTCCCCGAACTGGTGGCGCTGATCCTCGGGACGTGGCGGATCGGCGCGGTCTACCAGCCGCTGTTCACCGCCTTCGGTCCGAAAGCCATCGAGCACCGCCTCGGCTATAGCGGCGCCAGGATCGTGGTGACCAACCCGGCCAATCGCGGCAAGCTCGACGAGGTCGAGACATCAGCGCAAATCGCCACCATTCTTGGCAATGGCGGTGTGCTGCCTGCAGGCGACATCGATTTCCGCGCCGCGCTTGCCGCCGCCTCGCCCGAGTGCCAGCCGGTGATGCGCAAGGGCGACGACTTGTTCATGATGATGTCGACGTCGGGAACGACCGGCCTGCCCAAGGGCGTCCCGGTGCCGCTCCGCGCCCTGCTCGCCTTCGGCGCCTATATGCGCGACGCGATCGGCTTGCTGCCCGACGACATCTTCTGGAATATCGCCGATCCCGGCTGGGCCTACGGCCTCTATTACGCCATCACCGGCCCGTTGCAGCTCGGCATCGCCACGACCTTCCATGAAGGCGCCTTCAACGCCAAGAGCACTTACGACATCATCGAGCGGCTCGGCGTCACCAGCCTTGCCGGCTCGCCGACCGCCTATCGCCTGCTGATGGCGGAAGGCGCGGAAGCTGCGGCCCGCGTCAA
This region of Mesorhizobium sp. C432A genomic DNA includes:
- a CDS encoding tripartite tricarboxylate transporter permease, whose amino-acid sequence is MTGYWAALGTGLGNVFSWPNILIPVLGTLVAMATSFLPGIGGASLATLLLVATVHWDPVSVLLLFGALTGGATFMGSITAILFNIPGNAPSAATLLDGHPMSRAGLPRTAIAAAATASAVGSVFGVLVLIALMPIIRPFILQFGPFEYVLLGVWGLSTIIAVPSASRLKALAMALLGLLVGLVGTDPTYGQPRWTFGSIALFDGVDMVALLLGFFTVSEIISWRKRLQLEKAAGLENPNDSIWTGMLAVFRHWGLTMRSSAIGVLVGIIPGVGGTVASFVAYGQAIQTTPRDQRSRFGSGDIRGIIAPEAAVDSKDGGSLLPTVAFGLPGSEGGLILLTVLTVHGIVPGIPMLTTGLPLTFTLITALLLSNLLTSAVGLALTPYFARLTALRIDRIALPIIVVSFVTIVQLNGLLIDLYVAVAFGLAGYMLKRLAWPQIPFVISFVLGGFIERNLALSVELARVGRLNPLQRPASLTIMVIIALSLAWIVRGGVLPPRRVKPKRADAAVAWLLTGGCAVMAAISLQGQPGYSIFAQAVAWCCLFAMLAVALVQTISLVGHEKQGGGRTHTIPESHRVPLMMMLLLPAAVWLAGLPAALSLFTLIWIAAGQKLTLKSAALASCTSVAVAVATWFYLDRIAAIDLPASAMSHLF
- a CDS encoding acyl-CoA synthetase; translated protein: MSKMPRYEDAVQRFRIEDEIARLYGNPGTGINAYVECCGRYTGEDRLALRAISAGGELREFSFDDLADMSGRAANVLKAAGVGAGDVVAGMLPRVPELVALILGTWRIGAVYQPLFTAFGPKAIEHRLGYSGARIVVTNPANRGKLDEVETSAQIATILGNGGVLPAGDIDFRAALAAASPECQPVMRKGDDLFMMMSTSGTTGLPKGVPVPLRALLAFGAYMRDAIGLLPDDIFWNIADPGWAYGLYYAITGPLQLGIATTFHEGAFNAKSTYDIIERLGVTSLAGSPTAYRLLMAEGAEAAARVKGRLRVVSSAGEPLNPEVIRWFDANLAAPIHDHYGQTENGMMVNNHHGLSHVVRAGSAGFAMPGYRMVVLDEAGNELGPNQPGILAVDIAKSPLRWFDGYHQAQTPAITGGYYRTGDTVEYEPDGSVSFIGRADDVITSAGYRIGPFDVESALIEHPAVNEAAVVGVPDPQRTEIVKAFVVLAPAYKGNSELAEELAQHVKKRLSAHAYPREVEFITELPKTPSGKIQRFLLRKAEVEKRKA
- a CDS encoding class I SAM-dependent methyltransferase, with the translated sequence MAQEGRCRILLSGAADTGLAAMVLGQTRPVGIEPEFVLIDRCETTVEQNRLFARSAGFALETHRADIRGCDCAPVQAVVAHSVLNFFDRSARQQVVDSWARSLKPGGRLLLSQRLLSEKDQPRGPRGIAEIGRRLSTIEKAAVAAHFPAAAVAELKTAVEALWGEPLHEDRTTYSDLADMLKQSNLTIVGSEQHHTGKSVSPLAAADSVQTIPRYEIVAVRM
- a CDS encoding KamA family radical SAM protein, which encodes MIPDSIFDDSATADEGRDADTAWQNDIRAGVRHVRDLASLPLSPAERAAAQEAAVHHKVRAPKTYLDLIDWNDPADPIRAQVIPSPDELTEMEGELDDPIADHAFSPVPRLTHRHADRVLLFATYQCAVYCRFCFRKESLTSIGRGYTREALEDAFAYIEAHTEIREVILTGGDPLSLPDKALAEIRARIETIAHVRLLRIHTRVPVVLPARITPGLVGALQGRLMVTIVTHFNHAREITPATELACRVMRQAGFVLLNQSVLLKGVNDTVEVLEELCRELMYRLGVKPYYLHHGDLARGMAHRRTTIAQGQALAGALRARLSGICNPIYVLDLPEGGGKVPLGPCHVEGRDGQDWRIRGQDGEVRVYRDVVV
- a CDS encoding BA14K family protein, giving the protein MKAILGLVGGFVLTLAVFGSGLVFAAWLLAAKPVREARPTVSVAELWTRKARPVDNTAQDFERVPPEQSAPADIAAREPAQDPARQQPDPTVTGAIAPAELPPPHLAWCASRYRSYDPDDNSYMSYSGQQRTCVSPYLAADRVAPREASYVEGAGAYAAAGGEPDHVASCFSRYRSYRPEDNSYQPYSGGPRRQCE
- the metH gene encoding methionine synthase, yielding MSQNSASLDALFGPVAAKPDGSEVLAALTAAARERILILDGAMGTQIQGLGFDEEHFRGEAFAGCACHQQGNNDLLILTQPKAIEEIHYQYAISGADILETNNFSSTSIAQADYGMEDAVYALNRDGARLVRRAAVRAQQEDGKRRFVAGTVGPTNRTASMSPDVNNPGYRAVTFDDLRLAYGEQLRGLIDGGADIILIETIFDTLNAKAAIFACNEIFLEKGVRLPVMISGTITDLSGRTLSGQTPTAFWHSVRHANPFTIGLNCALGANAMRAHLAEISGAADTFVCAYPNAGLPNEFGRYDESPDFMAAQIEDFAREGLVNVVGGCCGSTPDHIRAIAEAVKKYPPRAIPEIERKMRLSGLEPFTLTDEIPFVNVGERTNVTGSAKFRKLITAGDYVPALDVARDQVANGAQIIDINMDEGLIDSKKAMVEYLNLIAAEPDIARVPVMVDSSKWEIIEAGLKCVQGKPLVNSISMKEGEEAFLHNAKLVRAYGAAVVVMAFDETGQADTRARKVEICTRAYKLLTEQAGFPPEDIVFDPNVFAVATGIEEHDNYGVDFIEATGEITATLPHVHISGGVSNLSFSFRGNEPVREAMHAVFLYHAIQRGMDMGIVNAGQLAVYDTIEPELREACEDVVLNRVPRAGGTATERMLEIAERFKGTAGKEARERDLAWRDWTVEQRISHALVNGITEFIDADTEEARLASERPLHVIEGPLMAGMNVVGDLFGAGKMFLPQVVKSARVMKQAVAGLLPHMEAEKLANAANGIDNGERQTAGKILMATVKGDVHDIGKNIVGVVLACNNYEIIDLGVMVPAAKILQTAREQNVDIIGLSGLITPSLDEMVHMAAEMEREGFDIPLLIGGATTSRVHTAVKIHPRYSKGQTVYVNDASRAVGVVSSLLSNETKGGYVDTVRAEYKKVADAHARSEADKQRLPLAKARANAHKVDWSTYEPPKPSFTGVKVFGNWDLTELARYIDWTPFFQTWELKGRYPKILDDEKQGPAARQLFEDAQAMLTKIIAEKWFAPRAVIGFWPANAVGDDIRLFTDEARSQELATFFTLRQQLTRRDGKANVALSDFVAPQDIGKPDYIGGFIVTAGIEEVAISERFERANDDYSSIMVKALADRFAEAFAERMHEKVRKEFWGYASDEKLAPDELIGEPYRGIRPAPGYPAQPDHTEKATLFRLLDGERNAGVSLTESYAMWPGSSVSGIYLAHPESYYFGVAKVERDQVEDYARRKAMPLADVERWLGPILNYVPQHYAEAAE
- a CDS encoding DUF2934 domain-containing protein codes for the protein MNDDRHHKIQQRAYQIWEREGTGDPEHHWHRAEAEIDREAALPLTADDALPREIASTDVLTVEELAVRTGISGDEAQELIDRLGTDRAVVEQAARGIEGKRRATS